The following are encoded together in the Pungitius pungitius chromosome 7, fPunPun2.1, whole genome shotgun sequence genome:
- the bcl6aa gene encoding BCL6A transcription repressor a isoform X2 translates to MQEVSRKALPELDKMACAADSCIQFTRHASDVLLNLNRLRSRDILTDVTILVNRQQFRAHKTVLMACSGLFYSIFTDSHKCNLNAISLDPKVDPEGFAILLEFMYTSRLTLKESLIMAIMNTAIYLQMDHVVDTCHRFIKSSDPAKLPRDEFLVSPLVLPQDVHAYRPHDVVDSLHSRVAPFRDGRPYGSNMFNGVSTPTNYHLYGQFPMPGFPFPLCKLTDAKNAFADLSKSGLHHKHCSPHDGANMIRAEYGRAVGTGSSGIIHTTTYASRELGKDDEMRRESHQGGGQSIALGTRKRAFPTMTLEHPRDSGKDRAPQAEDDLIHHHYPLGISSAGRKGLMSSPQSPLKSDCQPNSPTESSSSKNASLSQGAAAAASVQAPQSTQEPKSRNWKKYKFIVLNQSAKEEEAGLRDPGLRSPQRLGLHPYLHPSDSENLDPQATSKSSEDLPAPQASRLNNIINSALEGSLRNGEAPLPHYLSRLNCSSCGTPSPQHSEVCPKTSRSRLAEDMTELHSEYSDSSCENGTFFCSECDSKFAEDEALKQHMLRVHSDKPYKCDRCQAAFRYKGNLASHKTVHTGEKPYRCNICGAQFNRPANLKTHTRIHSGEKPYKCETCGARFVQVAHLRAHVLIHTGEKPYPCEICGTRFRHLQTLKSHLRIHTGEKPYHCEKCNLHFRHKSQLRLHLRQKHGAITNTKIQYRMSTGDMPTDLTKAC, encoded by the exons AACTCGACAAAATGGCTTGCGCAGCAGACAGCTGCATACAATTCACACGCCATGCCAGTGATGTCCTGCTCAACCTGAACCGTCTGCGCAGCAGAGATATTCTCACCGACGTCACCATCTTGGTCAACAGGCAGCAGTTTCGCGCACACAAGACCGTTCTCATGGCTTGCAG TGGGCTGTTTTACAGCATCTTCACAGACTCTCACAAGTGCAACCTAAACGCCATCAGTCTGGACCCAAAGGTGGATCCAGAGGGCTTCGCCATCCTGCTGGAGTTCATGTACACCTCCCGTCTCACTCTGAAGGAGAGTCTCATCATGGCGATCATGAACACGGCCATCTACCTGCAGATGGACCACGTCGTGGACACCTGCCACAGATTCATCAAATCCAG CGATCCGGCCAAGCTGCCCAGAGACGAGTTCCTGGTCAGTCCCCTGGTCTTGCCTCAGGATGTCCACGCCTACCGGCCCCACGACGTTGTCGACAGTTTGCACAGCCGCGTAGCTCCGTTCAGGGACGGGAGGCCCTACGGATCAAACATGTTCAACGGGGTCAGCACCCCCACCAACTACCATCTGTACGGGCAGTTTCCCATGCCCGGattccctttccctctctgcaAGCTGACCGACGCCAAAAACGCTTTTGCCGACCTCTCAAAGAGCGGCCTCCACCACAAGCACTGTTCGCCTCATGATGGCGCCAACATGATCCGGGCGGAATACGGCCGGGCAGTGGGCACCGGCTCCTCCGGCATCATTCACACCACCACCTACGCTTCCAGGGAGCTCGGGAAAGACGACGAGATGCGGAGGGAGAGCCACCAGGGGGGCGGCCAGTCCATCGCCCTCGGCACGAGGAAACGCGCGTTCCCCACGATGACCCTGGAGCACCCGAGAGACTCTGGAAAGGATCGCGCCCCGCAGGCGGAGGACGACCTCATCCATCACCACTACCCACTTGGGATCTCGTCTGCGGGACGCAAGGGCCTCATGAGCAGCCCTCAGAGTCCGCTCAAGTCCGACTGCCAGCCCAACTCCCCAACggagtccagcagcagcaagaaCGCCAGCCTCTCCcaaggcgccgccgccgccgccagcgtGCAGGCTCCGCAAAGCACGCAGGAGCCAAAGTCCCGCAACTGGAAGAAGTACAAGTTCATCGTGCTGAATCAGAGTGcgaaggaagaggaggcggggctGCGGGACCCGGGGCTTCGCTCCCCTCAGCGGCTCGGCCTGCACCCCTACCTCCACCCCAGTGACTCAGAGAACCTCGACCCACAAGCCACGAGCAAGAGCAGCGAGGACCTGCCCGCTCCTCAGGCCAGTCGTCTCAACAACATCATCAACAG TGCACTGGAGGGCTCCCTGAGGAACGGTGAAGCCCCCCTCCCACACTACCTGAGCCGGCTGAACTGCTCGTCCTGCGGCACACCGTCCCCACAACACTCCGAGGTGTGTCCCAAGACCTCCAGGTCCCGCCTCGCGGAGGACATGACGGAGCTGCACTCTGAGTACTCGGACTCCAGTTGCG AAAACGGTACATTCTTCTGCAGCGAATGTGACTCCAAGTTTGCCGAGGACGAGGCGCTGAAGCAGCACATGCTCCGGGTGCACAGCGACAAGCCGTACAAGTGCGACCGCTGCCAGGCTGCTTTCCGCTACAAGGGCAACCTCGCCAGTCACAAGACCGTCCACACGG GAGAGAAGCCGTATCGCTGTAACATCTGTGGTGCTCAGTTTAACAGACCAGCCAACCTCAAGACTCACACTCGCATCCACTCAGGAGAGAAGCCCTACAAATGTGAGACGTGTGGAGCTCGTTTTGTACAG GTTGCTCACCTGCGCGCCCACGTGTTGatccacacgggggagaagccgTATCCCTGCGAGATCTGCGGAACGCGCTTCCGCCACCTGCAGACGCTGAAGAGCCACCTGCGCATCCACACGGGAGAGAAGCCGTACCAT tGTGAGAAATGCAACTTGCACTTCCGCCACAAGAGTCAGCTTCGGCTGCATCTGCGGCAGAAACACGGCGCCATCACCAACACAAAGATCCAGTACCGCATGTCGACGGGCGACATGCCCACTGACTTGACCAAGGCGTGCTGA
- the bcl6aa gene encoding BCL6A transcription repressor a isoform X1, with product MPHSFQQKKAQQMLLLCQGVNGMRKDGESVVWNQHKHSFHELDKMACAADSCIQFTRHASDVLLNLNRLRSRDILTDVTILVNRQQFRAHKTVLMACSGLFYSIFTDSHKCNLNAISLDPKVDPEGFAILLEFMYTSRLTLKESLIMAIMNTAIYLQMDHVVDTCHRFIKSSDPAKLPRDEFLVSPLVLPQDVHAYRPHDVVDSLHSRVAPFRDGRPYGSNMFNGVSTPTNYHLYGQFPMPGFPFPLCKLTDAKNAFADLSKSGLHHKHCSPHDGANMIRAEYGRAVGTGSSGIIHTTTYASRELGKDDEMRRESHQGGGQSIALGTRKRAFPTMTLEHPRDSGKDRAPQAEDDLIHHHYPLGISSAGRKGLMSSPQSPLKSDCQPNSPTESSSSKNASLSQGAAAAASVQAPQSTQEPKSRNWKKYKFIVLNQSAKEEEAGLRDPGLRSPQRLGLHPYLHPSDSENLDPQATSKSSEDLPAPQASRLNNIINSALEGSLRNGEAPLPHYLSRLNCSSCGTPSPQHSEVCPKTSRSRLAEDMTELHSEYSDSSCENGTFFCSECDSKFAEDEALKQHMLRVHSDKPYKCDRCQAAFRYKGNLASHKTVHTGEKPYRCNICGAQFNRPANLKTHTRIHSGEKPYKCETCGARFVQVAHLRAHVLIHTGEKPYPCEICGTRFRHLQTLKSHLRIHTGEKPYHCEKCNLHFRHKSQLRLHLRQKHGAITNTKIQYRMSTGDMPTDLTKAC from the exons AACTCGACAAAATGGCTTGCGCAGCAGACAGCTGCATACAATTCACACGCCATGCCAGTGATGTCCTGCTCAACCTGAACCGTCTGCGCAGCAGAGATATTCTCACCGACGTCACCATCTTGGTCAACAGGCAGCAGTTTCGCGCACACAAGACCGTTCTCATGGCTTGCAG TGGGCTGTTTTACAGCATCTTCACAGACTCTCACAAGTGCAACCTAAACGCCATCAGTCTGGACCCAAAGGTGGATCCAGAGGGCTTCGCCATCCTGCTGGAGTTCATGTACACCTCCCGTCTCACTCTGAAGGAGAGTCTCATCATGGCGATCATGAACACGGCCATCTACCTGCAGATGGACCACGTCGTGGACACCTGCCACAGATTCATCAAATCCAG CGATCCGGCCAAGCTGCCCAGAGACGAGTTCCTGGTCAGTCCCCTGGTCTTGCCTCAGGATGTCCACGCCTACCGGCCCCACGACGTTGTCGACAGTTTGCACAGCCGCGTAGCTCCGTTCAGGGACGGGAGGCCCTACGGATCAAACATGTTCAACGGGGTCAGCACCCCCACCAACTACCATCTGTACGGGCAGTTTCCCATGCCCGGattccctttccctctctgcaAGCTGACCGACGCCAAAAACGCTTTTGCCGACCTCTCAAAGAGCGGCCTCCACCACAAGCACTGTTCGCCTCATGATGGCGCCAACATGATCCGGGCGGAATACGGCCGGGCAGTGGGCACCGGCTCCTCCGGCATCATTCACACCACCACCTACGCTTCCAGGGAGCTCGGGAAAGACGACGAGATGCGGAGGGAGAGCCACCAGGGGGGCGGCCAGTCCATCGCCCTCGGCACGAGGAAACGCGCGTTCCCCACGATGACCCTGGAGCACCCGAGAGACTCTGGAAAGGATCGCGCCCCGCAGGCGGAGGACGACCTCATCCATCACCACTACCCACTTGGGATCTCGTCTGCGGGACGCAAGGGCCTCATGAGCAGCCCTCAGAGTCCGCTCAAGTCCGACTGCCAGCCCAACTCCCCAACggagtccagcagcagcaagaaCGCCAGCCTCTCCcaaggcgccgccgccgccgccagcgtGCAGGCTCCGCAAAGCACGCAGGAGCCAAAGTCCCGCAACTGGAAGAAGTACAAGTTCATCGTGCTGAATCAGAGTGcgaaggaagaggaggcggggctGCGGGACCCGGGGCTTCGCTCCCCTCAGCGGCTCGGCCTGCACCCCTACCTCCACCCCAGTGACTCAGAGAACCTCGACCCACAAGCCACGAGCAAGAGCAGCGAGGACCTGCCCGCTCCTCAGGCCAGTCGTCTCAACAACATCATCAACAG TGCACTGGAGGGCTCCCTGAGGAACGGTGAAGCCCCCCTCCCACACTACCTGAGCCGGCTGAACTGCTCGTCCTGCGGCACACCGTCCCCACAACACTCCGAGGTGTGTCCCAAGACCTCCAGGTCCCGCCTCGCGGAGGACATGACGGAGCTGCACTCTGAGTACTCGGACTCCAGTTGCG AAAACGGTACATTCTTCTGCAGCGAATGTGACTCCAAGTTTGCCGAGGACGAGGCGCTGAAGCAGCACATGCTCCGGGTGCACAGCGACAAGCCGTACAAGTGCGACCGCTGCCAGGCTGCTTTCCGCTACAAGGGCAACCTCGCCAGTCACAAGACCGTCCACACGG GAGAGAAGCCGTATCGCTGTAACATCTGTGGTGCTCAGTTTAACAGACCAGCCAACCTCAAGACTCACACTCGCATCCACTCAGGAGAGAAGCCCTACAAATGTGAGACGTGTGGAGCTCGTTTTGTACAG GTTGCTCACCTGCGCGCCCACGTGTTGatccacacgggggagaagccgTATCCCTGCGAGATCTGCGGAACGCGCTTCCGCCACCTGCAGACGCTGAAGAGCCACCTGCGCATCCACACGGGAGAGAAGCCGTACCAT tGTGAGAAATGCAACTTGCACTTCCGCCACAAGAGTCAGCTTCGGCTGCATCTGCGGCAGAAACACGGCGCCATCACCAACACAAAGATCCAGTACCGCATGTCGACGGGCGACATGCCCACTGACTTGACCAAGGCGTGCTGA
- the smx5 gene encoding smx5 isoform X2, whose amino-acid sequence MLFYSFFKSLVGKDVVVELKNDLSICGTLHSVDQYLNIKLTDISVTDPEKYPHMLSVKNCFIRGSVVRYVQLPADEVDTQLLQDAARKEAMQQKQ is encoded by the exons ATG CTTTTCTACTCGTTTTTCAAGTCCCTGGTGGGGAAGGATGTGGTCGTGGAGCTCAAAAACGACCTGAG CATCTGCGGGACGCTTCATTCCGTTGACCAG tacCTGAATATCAAGCTCACAGACATCAGTGTTACTGATCCAGAGAAATATCCACACATG TTATCCGTGAAAAACTGTTTTATCCGTGGATCGGTGGTCCGGTACGTTCAGCTGCCCGCTGACGAGGTGGACACTCAGCTACTGCAGGACGCTGCGCGAAAAGAAGCAATGCAGCAGAAGCAGTGA
- the bcl6aa gene encoding BCL6A transcription repressor a isoform X3: MACAADSCIQFTRHASDVLLNLNRLRSRDILTDVTILVNRQQFRAHKTVLMACSGLFYSIFTDSHKCNLNAISLDPKVDPEGFAILLEFMYTSRLTLKESLIMAIMNTAIYLQMDHVVDTCHRFIKSSDPAKLPRDEFLVSPLVLPQDVHAYRPHDVVDSLHSRVAPFRDGRPYGSNMFNGVSTPTNYHLYGQFPMPGFPFPLCKLTDAKNAFADLSKSGLHHKHCSPHDGANMIRAEYGRAVGTGSSGIIHTTTYASRELGKDDEMRRESHQGGGQSIALGTRKRAFPTMTLEHPRDSGKDRAPQAEDDLIHHHYPLGISSAGRKGLMSSPQSPLKSDCQPNSPTESSSSKNASLSQGAAAAASVQAPQSTQEPKSRNWKKYKFIVLNQSAKEEEAGLRDPGLRSPQRLGLHPYLHPSDSENLDPQATSKSSEDLPAPQASRLNNIINSALEGSLRNGEAPLPHYLSRLNCSSCGTPSPQHSEVCPKTSRSRLAEDMTELHSEYSDSSCENGTFFCSECDSKFAEDEALKQHMLRVHSDKPYKCDRCQAAFRYKGNLASHKTVHTGEKPYRCNICGAQFNRPANLKTHTRIHSGEKPYKCETCGARFVQVAHLRAHVLIHTGEKPYPCEICGTRFRHLQTLKSHLRIHTGEKPYHCEKCNLHFRHKSQLRLHLRQKHGAITNTKIQYRMSTGDMPTDLTKAC; the protein is encoded by the exons ATGGCTTGCGCAGCAGACAGCTGCATACAATTCACACGCCATGCCAGTGATGTCCTGCTCAACCTGAACCGTCTGCGCAGCAGAGATATTCTCACCGACGTCACCATCTTGGTCAACAGGCAGCAGTTTCGCGCACACAAGACCGTTCTCATGGCTTGCAG TGGGCTGTTTTACAGCATCTTCACAGACTCTCACAAGTGCAACCTAAACGCCATCAGTCTGGACCCAAAGGTGGATCCAGAGGGCTTCGCCATCCTGCTGGAGTTCATGTACACCTCCCGTCTCACTCTGAAGGAGAGTCTCATCATGGCGATCATGAACACGGCCATCTACCTGCAGATGGACCACGTCGTGGACACCTGCCACAGATTCATCAAATCCAG CGATCCGGCCAAGCTGCCCAGAGACGAGTTCCTGGTCAGTCCCCTGGTCTTGCCTCAGGATGTCCACGCCTACCGGCCCCACGACGTTGTCGACAGTTTGCACAGCCGCGTAGCTCCGTTCAGGGACGGGAGGCCCTACGGATCAAACATGTTCAACGGGGTCAGCACCCCCACCAACTACCATCTGTACGGGCAGTTTCCCATGCCCGGattccctttccctctctgcaAGCTGACCGACGCCAAAAACGCTTTTGCCGACCTCTCAAAGAGCGGCCTCCACCACAAGCACTGTTCGCCTCATGATGGCGCCAACATGATCCGGGCGGAATACGGCCGGGCAGTGGGCACCGGCTCCTCCGGCATCATTCACACCACCACCTACGCTTCCAGGGAGCTCGGGAAAGACGACGAGATGCGGAGGGAGAGCCACCAGGGGGGCGGCCAGTCCATCGCCCTCGGCACGAGGAAACGCGCGTTCCCCACGATGACCCTGGAGCACCCGAGAGACTCTGGAAAGGATCGCGCCCCGCAGGCGGAGGACGACCTCATCCATCACCACTACCCACTTGGGATCTCGTCTGCGGGACGCAAGGGCCTCATGAGCAGCCCTCAGAGTCCGCTCAAGTCCGACTGCCAGCCCAACTCCCCAACggagtccagcagcagcaagaaCGCCAGCCTCTCCcaaggcgccgccgccgccgccagcgtGCAGGCTCCGCAAAGCACGCAGGAGCCAAAGTCCCGCAACTGGAAGAAGTACAAGTTCATCGTGCTGAATCAGAGTGcgaaggaagaggaggcggggctGCGGGACCCGGGGCTTCGCTCCCCTCAGCGGCTCGGCCTGCACCCCTACCTCCACCCCAGTGACTCAGAGAACCTCGACCCACAAGCCACGAGCAAGAGCAGCGAGGACCTGCCCGCTCCTCAGGCCAGTCGTCTCAACAACATCATCAACAG TGCACTGGAGGGCTCCCTGAGGAACGGTGAAGCCCCCCTCCCACACTACCTGAGCCGGCTGAACTGCTCGTCCTGCGGCACACCGTCCCCACAACACTCCGAGGTGTGTCCCAAGACCTCCAGGTCCCGCCTCGCGGAGGACATGACGGAGCTGCACTCTGAGTACTCGGACTCCAGTTGCG AAAACGGTACATTCTTCTGCAGCGAATGTGACTCCAAGTTTGCCGAGGACGAGGCGCTGAAGCAGCACATGCTCCGGGTGCACAGCGACAAGCCGTACAAGTGCGACCGCTGCCAGGCTGCTTTCCGCTACAAGGGCAACCTCGCCAGTCACAAGACCGTCCACACGG GAGAGAAGCCGTATCGCTGTAACATCTGTGGTGCTCAGTTTAACAGACCAGCCAACCTCAAGACTCACACTCGCATCCACTCAGGAGAGAAGCCCTACAAATGTGAGACGTGTGGAGCTCGTTTTGTACAG GTTGCTCACCTGCGCGCCCACGTGTTGatccacacgggggagaagccgTATCCCTGCGAGATCTGCGGAACGCGCTTCCGCCACCTGCAGACGCTGAAGAGCCACCTGCGCATCCACACGGGAGAGAAGCCGTACCAT tGTGAGAAATGCAACTTGCACTTCCGCCACAAGAGTCAGCTTCGGCTGCATCTGCGGCAGAAACACGGCGCCATCACCAACACAAAGATCCAGTACCGCATGTCGACGGGCGACATGCCCACTGACTTGACCAAGGCGTGCTGA
- the smx5 gene encoding smx5 isoform X1 produces the protein MPYFKSHQAVNQLFYSFFKSLVGKDVVVELKNDLSICGTLHSVDQYLNIKLTDISVTDPEKYPHMLSVKNCFIRGSVVRYVQLPADEVDTQLLQDAARKEAMQQKQ, from the exons ATGCCCTATTTTAAAAGTCATCAAGCTGTAAATCAA CTTTTCTACTCGTTTTTCAAGTCCCTGGTGGGGAAGGATGTGGTCGTGGAGCTCAAAAACGACCTGAG CATCTGCGGGACGCTTCATTCCGTTGACCAG tacCTGAATATCAAGCTCACAGACATCAGTGTTACTGATCCAGAGAAATATCCACACATG TTATCCGTGAAAAACTGTTTTATCCGTGGATCGGTGGTCCGGTACGTTCAGCTGCCCGCTGACGAGGTGGACACTCAGCTACTGCAGGACGCTGCGCGAAAAGAAGCAATGCAGCAGAAGCAGTGA